Proteins found in one Planococcus citri chromosome 2, ihPlaCitr1.1, whole genome shotgun sequence genomic segment:
- the LOC135835193 gene encoding uncharacterized protein LOC135835193, translated as MAGRILRNSCAIIPCMYLIFSLKFLLVNSHGRLIEPPSRASMWRYGFNTPPNFNDHELFCGGLTRQWQVNGGKCGVCGDAWDAPQPRPHEAGGKYGQGVIVRKYKTGAVFTIRVELTANHKGFFEFRLCPNNAPKRVVTQQCLDKYVLRRSKMLIKDEENFHETKFYPGTENKVYEMKYMLPPGLTCSQCVLQWRYIAGNNWGMCPNGTGAIGCGQQEEFRACADVSIHDSSGSTDDRPYQDETTKKTKEEKEKATEESSTPNVNDNEIPDEKLDELSKERTKTKAEAGEYSVYLASIVVFSLLVILMLFALLYFYYYHANETVQKWFSKGGSGLHGANCWNTIKTNIRSCSKHDKQKPDQKTCCDEAQKDPIPPPRTKKLSTGYNGVPENLV; from the exons ATGGCAGGCAGAATACTACGAAACTCATGTGCGATCATTCcttgtatgtatttaattttcTCACTCAAGTTCCTACTAGTCAACAGTCACGGTCGTCTGATAGAACCTCCTTCTAGAGCATCGATGTGGAG ATACGGATTCAATACACCTCCGAATTTCAACGATCACGAATTGTTTTGCGGAGGTCTCACTAGGCAGTGGCAAGTGAATGGTGGTAAATGTGGAGTATGTGGTGATGCATGGGATGCTCCTCAG CCTCGTCCACACGAAGCTGGTGGTAAATATGGTCAAGGAGTGATCGTTCGGAAGTATAAGACCGGAGCTGTGTTCACAATTCGAGTAGAACTCACTGCCAATCACAAAGGGTTCTTCGAATTCAGATTATGTCCGAATAATGCCCCTAAAAGAGTGGTAACGCAGCAGTGTCTCGATAAATATGTACTCAGGAGATCCAAAATGCTGAttaaagatgaagaaaatttccACGAAACTAA ATTTTACCCAGGCACCGAGAACAAAGTATACGAAATGAAATACATGTTACCTCCCGGTCTAACCTGCAGCCAATGCGTTCTGCAATGGCGTTACATCGCCGGTAACAACTGGGGAATGTGTCCAAATGGTACAGGAGCCATAGGCTGCGGTCAACAAGAAGAATTCCGCGCCTGTGCCGACGTATCAATACACGACTCTTCAGGGAGTACTGACGACAGGCCCTACCAAGACgaaaccaccaaaaaaacaaaagaagaaaaagaaaaagccaCAGAAGAATCGTCCACACCAAACGTCAACGACAACGAAATACCCGACGAAAAACTCGACGAACTTTCCAAAGAAAGAACGAAAACGAAAGCGGAAGCCGGAGAGTACTCTGTTTACTTGGCTTCAATCGTTGTTTTCTCTCTATTAGTCATATTGATGTTATTCGCCTTGCTTTACTTTTATTATTATCATGCCAACGAAACCGTGCAAAAATGGTTCTCCAAGGGTGGATCCGGTTTGCACGGGGCTAATTGTTGGAACACCATTAAAACCAATATTCGTTCGTGTAGTAAACACGATAAACAAAAACCAGATCAAAAAACGTGCTGCGATGAAGCTCAAAAAGATCCAATACCACCGCCTAGAACTAAGAAATTGTCTACAGGTTATAACGGTGtacctgaaaatttggtttaa